A genomic stretch from Mastacembelus armatus chromosome 7, fMasArm1.2, whole genome shotgun sequence includes:
- the LOC113145506 gene encoding trypsin-3 yields MGLPSLLLCILLEVLAVNCLDIAQQRIVGGYAPVPHSIKYIVSIQTTERQHFCGGALINKYWVITAAHCDQGLSKMMIIAGDYSLTIYEGTEQEIMPQLLVPHPEYNSTTNNNDIMLIKLRAPVYLNSYVSIALLPRQGASIVEGSLCRVSGWGYTSPSGSQIPSTLRTVKLPIVSTQRCNSSESFNGDITENMLCAGYSTGGKDACQGDSGGPLVCEGRLYGVVSWGRGCADAQFPGVYTAVSKFRRWIDSTIFSYYSRCNKD; encoded by the exons ATGGGCCTGCCATCCTTACTGCTTTGTATACTGTTGGAAGTCCTGGCTGTAAATT GTCTAGACATTGCACAGCAACGTATAGTGGGAGGATATGCACCAGTTCCACATTCAATCAAATACATTGTGTCGATACAGACAACTGAGCGTCAGCACTTCTGCGGGGGCGCCTTGATAAATAAGTATTGGGTAATCACAGCAGCACACTGTGACCAAGG GTTAAGCAAAATGATGATAATAGCAGGAGACTACTCTCTAACCATCTATGAAGGCACAGAGCAAGAAATCATGCCCCAGCTTTTGGTACCCCACCCAGAGTACAACAGCACCACCAACAACAATGATATTATGCTTATTAAG CTAAGGGCACCGGTCTACCTAAACAGCTACGTTTCCATTGCTCTGCTGCCTAGGCAGGGTGCCTccatagtggagggcagtttgTGTCGGGTGTCAGGCTGGGGGTACACCAGCCCCAGCGGAAGTCAAATCCCTTCCACCCTCCGCACTGTCAAGCTCCCCATTGTCTCCACACAAAGATGCAACAGCAGTGAGTCCTTCAACGGTGATATCACAGAAAACATGCTCTGTGCTGGTTACAGTACTGGTGGAAAGGATGCCTGTCAG GGGGACTCTGGGGGCCCTCTTGTATGTGAAGGTCGGCTCTATGGCGTGGTGTCCTGGGGGAGAGGTTGTGCTGATGCTCAGTTTCCTGGAGTCTACACTGCTGTGTCCAAGTTTCGCCGGTGGATAGACAGCACCATATTTAGCTACTACAGCAGGTGTAACAAAGACTAA